One window from the genome of Cryptomeria japonica chromosome 6, Sugi_1.0, whole genome shotgun sequence encodes:
- the LOC131051085 gene encoding pentatricopeptide repeat-containing protein At4g02750: MEMSHLIFIATSAVARAWNNRHIHSFTWLLNNQTALDFSTEKLNTCLIKKKTTLDLSTEKTTFKRRNKSGVRKTMCDFDSGVVSENMKITRYAKDGKIEDARQVFEKMTKRSVVSWNAMITGYACSGKIKDARQLFDEMPERDVVSWNSMVSGYVRNESLENARQLFDKMPERDVVSWDCMISGYARGGRMEEAYQLFNSMPEKNVITWNAMLVGYAQIGRIEDAQHLFDKMPERDSASWNMMIAAYAQGGRMLEARRLFDEMQEKNTVSWNLMITGYAQRGQMSDARELFDKMPVRDVVTWTAMVTGYAQNGNISDARRLFDKMPERNIISWNAMIAGYAQNGRMEDASHLFSSMPNRNVSSWNAMIAGFAQNGQIENARRLFDKMGSRDSLSWTVMIAGYSQNDHCEEALKMFSQMKHSGFKPVESTFTCVLSACANLAALEQGKQLHGISIKTGFEPGVFVGNAIVTMYCKCGSIDDAHCLFEIMPKRDVVSWNAIIAGYAQHGYGKEALQFFEQMQHMGIKPNRITLIGVLSACSHAGLVNKGEHYFHSMTKDHGIAATVEHYACMVDLLGRAGHLVEAEDFVNNMPIEPNGRVWGALLGASRIHGNIELGQRAAENIFELEPHNAGIHVLLFNMYVAAGRWNDATNLRLTMKQRGLKKEPGCSWIEIENKIHAFLVGDKSHPQTEKIYAMLARLAEQMKEAGYVPLKNFVLNDGD, encoded by the coding sequence ATGGAGATGAGCCATCTCATCTTCATTGCCACTTCGGCAGTAGCACGAGCCTGGAACAACAGGCATATACACTCTTTTACATGGCTTTTGAACAACCAAACTGCTTTAGATTTCAGCACAGAGAAATTAAATACATGCCTTATAAAGAAAAAAACCACTTTAGATCTCAGCACAGAGAAAACTACTTTCAAACGAAGGAATAAATCTGGAGTTCGCAAGACCATGTGCGATTTCGACAGTGGTGTGGTTTCGGAAAACATGAAAATCACACGCTATGCTAAAGATGGGAAAATTGAGGATGCACGCCAAGTGTTTGAAAAAATGACTAAACGAAGCGTTGTTTCATGGAACGCCATGATCACTGGATATGCGTGTAGTGGGAAGATAAAAGATGCGCGACAGCTGTTTGACGAAATGCCTGAACGGGATGTCGTTTCATGGAATTCTATGGTTTCCGGTTATGTCCGGAATGAGAGTTTGGAAAATGCACggcaactgtttgacaaaatgcctgaacGGGATGTCGTTTCTTGGGATTGTATGATTTCGGGATATGCTCGAGGTGGGAGAATGGAAGAAGCATACCAACTGTTTAACAGTATGCCTGAGAAGAATGTGATTACATGGAATGCGATGCTTGTGGGTTATGCACAGATTGGGAGAATAGAAGATGCACAAcatctgtttgacaaaatgcctgaacGAGATTCGGCTTCATGGAATATGATGATTGCAGCATACGCACAGGGTGGAAGAATGTTGGAGGCGCGCCGGTTGTTTGATGAAATGCAGGAGAAGAACACAGTTTCTTGGAATTTGATGATTACAGGGTATGCTCAGAGGGGGCAGATGTCGGATGCAAGGGAACTCTTTGATAAGATGCCTGTGCGAGATGTTGTAACATGGACTGCTATGGTTACAGGGTATGCTCAGAATGGGAATATAAGTGATGCACGCCGGCTGTTTGATAAGATGCCTGAAAGGAACAtaatctcatggaatgcaatgattgcagggtATGCCCAAAATGGCAGGATGGAAGATGCCTCCCACCTATTTAGTTCAATGCCAAACCGAAATGTTTcgtcatggaatgcaatgattgcaggatttGCGCAGAATGGGCAGATAGAAAATGCTAGAAGACTTTTTGATAAAATGGGTAGCCGCGATAGCCTCTCTTGGACTGTTATGATAGCAGGTTATTCTCAAAATGATCATTGTGAGGAGGCCCTGAAAATGTTCTCTCAAATGAAGCATTCAGGTTTCAAACCTGTCGAATCAACCTTCACTTGTGTACTTAGTGCATGTGCAAATCTAGCAGCTCTGGAACAAGGCAAGCAACTCCATGGTATTTCCATAAAAACAGGATTTGAACCAGGTGTATTTGTGGGGAATGCCATTGTTACAATGTACTGCAAGTGTGGAAGCATAGATGACGCGCACTGTCTATTTGAAATTATGCCTAAAAGAGATGTCGTTTCATGGAATGCGATCATTGCAGGATATGCTCAACATGGCTATGGCAAAGAGGCACTTCAATTCTTTGAACAAATGCAACATATGGGGATTAAGCCAAACCGTATCACCTTAATTGGTGTTCTGTCGGCATGCAGCCATGCTGGCTTAGTGAACAAAGGTGAGCACTACTTTCATTCCATGACTAAAGATCATGGCATTGCAGCAACAGTTGAGCACTATGCCtgcatggttgaccttcttggtcgTGCCGGGCACCTAGTTGAGGCAGAGGATTTCGTAAACAATATGCCAATTGAACCCAATGGAAGAGTATGGGGTGCATTGCTGGGTGCTAGCAGAATTCATGGAAACATAGAGCTAGGACAGCGAGCAGCGGAGAACATTTTTGAATTGGAACCACATAATGCAGGAATACACGTTCTGTTGTTTAACATGTACGTGGCAGCTGGCAGGTGGAATGATGCAACAAATTTGAGACTAACGATGAAGCAACGGGGGTTAAAGAAGGAACCAGGATGCAGCTGGATTGAGATCGAGAACAAGATTCACGCATTCCTTGTAGGAGATAAATCACATCCACAAACTGAAAAGATATATGCAATGCTTGCGAGATTAGCTGAGCAGATGAAGGAAGCAGGTTATGTACCCCTTAAAAACTTTGTTTTGAATGATGGGGATTAG